TATTATTTAGAGCCTTTTACTCAAGGTGGTAATAAGAGTTCAAATTCTTTTGGCTTGGGGCTTTATGTTGTAAATACGATTTTAGAAGCTCATAAATTGAAATTAAATTATAACTATGATAATGGTTATAATATTTTTGCTATTACTAATCTTGATAATATAATCAAAGAAGAAAAAACTCAAGAAAAATAACTTTTATTAACTTTAAAAAAGCTAAAATACCCGCTTATTTCACACACACCAATCCTTATTTGTTGCAACGCTAGTTGTATTTGGGTGTGGAGGTAAAAACAATTTTTTAAGGAGAAACCTATGGTTACAATGAGAGATTTATTAGAATGTGGTGTGCATTTTGGGCATCAAACAAGACGCTGGAATCCTAAAATGAAAAAGTTCATTTTTGGTGAGAGAAAAGGTATTTATGTAATTGATTTACAAAAAACAATTAGATATTTTAGATATACATACAATATCGTTCGTGATGCAGCAGCAGAAGGTAAAACAATTTTATTTGTTGGAACTAAAAAGCAAGCAACAGATGCTATTAAAGAATATGCAATTAAATGTGGAATGCCATATGTAAATCACAGATGGTTAGGCGGTATGATGACAAACTTTGAAACTATTCGCCAATCAATTAGAAAACTTGAAGTTATTGAAAGTATGCAAGAAGATGGAAGCATTAATTTATTAACTAAAAAAGAAGCATTAATGCTAAATCGTAAAAAAGAAAAATTATTAGATTATTTAGGCGGTATTAGAGACCTTAAAACTCGCCCTGATATGATTTTTGTAATTGATACAGTAAAAGAAAAAATTGCAGTTGCAGAAGCAAATAGATTAAAAATCCCAGTAGTAGCTCCAATTGATACAAACTGCGATCCTGATGTTGTAGATTTTCCTATCCCAGGTAATGATGATGCTATTCGTTCAGTTCAATTATTCTGCCAAGAAATGTGCGAAGCTATATTAGAAGGTAAAGCTTTAAGAGAACAAGATGGTGAAGTAGTTGAAAGAGCAGAAGTTAGTGAAGATGAAAAACAAGAAGTATTAGAAGAAGCTATGATGGAAGGGGAAATGTAATGGCAGAAATTACAGCAGCTATGGTAAAAGACCTGCGCGAAAGCACAGGTGCTGGAATGATGGATTGTAAAAACGCACTTAAAGAGTGTGATGGAGATATGCAAAAAGCGGTTGAATACTTAAGAGAAAAAGGCTTAAGTAAAGCTGCTAAAAAAGCTGATAGGCTAGCAGCTGAAGGTTTAATTGGTGTTAAACTTTCAAATAATTTAGCAAGTTTAGTAGAAATCAATTCAGAAACTGACTTCGTTGCTAAAAATGATAAATTTATAGATTTAGTAAATAAAACAGTTGAACAAGTTCAAGTTAGTGGAGTTTGCGATGTTGAAAGTTTATTAAATAGCAATATTGATGGGGCTAAATTTGAAGATTATCTAAAAAATCAAATCGCAACTATTGGAGAAAATTTAG
This is a stretch of genomic DNA from Campylobacter sp. RM12651. It encodes these proteins:
- the rpsB gene encoding 30S ribosomal protein S2; protein product: MVTMRDLLECGVHFGHQTRRWNPKMKKFIFGERKGIYVIDLQKTIRYFRYTYNIVRDAAAEGKTILFVGTKKQATDAIKEYAIKCGMPYVNHRWLGGMMTNFETIRQSIRKLEVIESMQEDGSINLLTKKEALMLNRKKEKLLDYLGGIRDLKTRPDMIFVIDTVKEKIAVAEANRLKIPVVAPIDTNCDPDVVDFPIPGNDDAIRSVQLFCQEMCEAILEGKALREQDGEVVERAEVSEDEKQEVLEEAMMEGEM